CTAAGCGACGTATGGGTCGTGGCATTGGTAGCGGTTTGGGTAAAACTGGTGGTCGTGGCCATAAAGGTCAGAAAAGCCGTGCAGGCGGTTTTCACAAAGTGGGCTTTGAGGGGGGGCAAATGCCTTTGCAGCGCCGTCTCCCCAAGCGCGGTTTTAAATCATTCACCTCGGTTGAAAATGCCGAAGTTAGATTAGATAAACTGGAATTGGTTGCTGTAAATGAAATTAGTGTATTGGTTTTGAAACAGGCTGGCTTAGTAGGCGCAGATGTATCGAATGTAAAAGTTATCGCTTCTGGAGCCATCAGTAAGGTGGTCAATTTGAAAGGTATTAAAGCTACTAAAGGTGCTAGAGTAGCTATTGAGGCTGCTGGCGGTAAAGTAGAAGAATAAGATTTGGATATATTTTAAGTGGCTAATCAACTTTTCTCATCAGGTTTATCTAAATTTGGTGACTTGAGGAAGCGTCTATTGTTTCTGTTGGGTGCATTGATTGTATTTCGTATTGGTGCACATATTCCTGTACCTGGGGTTGATGCGGCTGCCTTGGCTAAGTTATACGAAAGCGCAAGTAGTGGTATCTTGGGTATGTTGAATATGTTCTCGGGAGGATCACTGGAGCGCTTTAGTATTTTTGCGATTGGCATTATGCCGTATATCTCATCATCAATTATCGTTCAGCTGGCCTCTGAGATTCTTCCCTCATTAAAGGCCTTGAAAAAGGAAGGAGAGACGGGGAGAAAAATTATTACCAAATATACTCGTTATGGAACAGTTGCTTTGGCAGTTATGCAAAGTTTTGGTGTGGCTACCTTTGTTTATCAGCAAAATGTGGTAGTAGTATCGCAGTTGGAATTTTTCATATCTACTGTGGTTTGCTTGGTGACTGGAACAATGTTTTTGATGT
This genomic interval from Neisseria musculi contains the following:
- the rplO gene encoding 50S ribosomal protein L15, which translates into the protein MFLNTIQPSEGSTQAKRRMGRGIGSGLGKTGGRGHKGQKSRAGGFHKVGFEGGQMPLQRRLPKRGFKSFTSVENAEVRLDKLELVAVNEISVLVLKQAGLVGADVSNVKVIASGAISKVVNLKGIKATKGARVAIEAAGGKVEE